TTTAATTCAAATCTTGCTTGTTGGATTCTGTGTTTTCCGATGTTTTTGATTTTTTCTTTTGCTGTCTTTTATAAAAATAAAATCCTATGCCTGCAATGATGAATATAGGCCAAAAAGGCAAAAGAAATAGAAAAATATCGCCCAAAACTTTGCCGCCATTTCCTATCGCATCCATCGCTTTTTGTGAGAAACTGGCATTAGGATTGGCTTCGTTTTCTTTTTTGGCAGATTGCGTTTCTATAATCGTAAGTTCTACAATACACAGTTGGTTGGACGAAAAATCTTCGCCTTTTATTTCAATGTTTTTATTTTTAATTGTTCCCAGATTGTTTGAAACCGCATCTACGAAATAATCAAATTTCGATAACGGAATATTTGCTACCACATACATCGTCTGGAATTCGTTATTGCTGACGATATTTTCGGACTGAATTCGGGCATCGAATTTCGAAATTTCATGATTTAGTTCCTGACGCGTTTGGGTCAGATTTTCCACATTGATTTCCAAATGGGCACTTTTAATTAAAGCATCTAGTTTGGGTAGATTTTGCGTCGGTTGTTGTTCTGGACGATTTTTGTAGATGACTTTAACTCGTTCTTTAACTTTTTTGAGTTGGTCAGCATTTTTTATTTTAGACTTTACAGAATCGATTTGTTGTTGGATGTCTTTTGATTCTAATTTCTCATTAAAATCCTTGATGTTTTTGCCTAAAGAGTCAATTGATTTTTTAGAATCATCAAAAACCTTTTCGAGCTTTTCTTTTTCTTTGATAATATGAGGAATGCTCACCGAATCCAAGTTAATGGAAAGCGAATCGATATTTTTAAGATGGTCGTTAACACTATTAATCAAACTGTCCGCGGAATTCAGGTGATCTTGCACTTTCTGAATTTCGGATTTTTGACACATCATCAAAGTGTTTAGAATAATGATGCCTGCTAGAATTTTTTTCATGCTCAAAATTTATGAGTTAAAACTAAAGGCTTTTTCGGAAATAAATTTGTAAATAACCAGTAAATCAATTGTATTGTCAAAAGCTTGATTGTCAGGATTTAAAATTTGATTTACAAAAATTTTACAAGAAAAAATACAGAGAAACGATTAATGATGGTGTGTTAAATGTCCCAGCATGGCTAGGCCGATACCCAGAATCACGAAAATAATTTTGGACCAATCCATTTTGTGATTCTTGTTGCTTTCAAAAATAATAACCGAAGAAATATGTAAGAATATTCCGGCAACAACGGCTAAGAAATATATTTTGTGTTCTGGGTTGAAATAATGTCCGATCCACATGCCCAGCGGAGAAGCCATTGCAAAAATCGCCACAACCAACCAAAACTTAGGAGAAAAGGTTTTACTTCTCGCCAAAAAGCTTCCCAAGACAAAAGAAATCGGAAGATTATGAAACAAAATTCCCGTTAAATAAGGTGATAAAACTTCTTTCTCCTGAGCCAACGGAATACCTTCGATAAATGCATGAACGAACAATCCTATAATCAGCGCCAAAGGTAAAATATGCTCATCTTCTGCATGGTGATGAAAATGGCCATGCTCAAAACCTTTGGTTAAACTTTCCAAAAGCATCTGAAGCAAAACGCCGCCAATTACAAAAATACCAATGTTATGATTGCCACTACCGTAGATTTCGGGGAAAACTTCATTGATACAAATGCTTATCAGAAACCCAGCACTCATCACCAAAAGATTTTTTGCAAACTTCTGCTGACTTCCAAAATATTTACCTAGAAAAACGCCCGATAAAACACTTAGTATCAATAAAATAACAATCATAATTCTATTATTTTTTTACGAATAAATTGATGCAACGTGGAGATGTGGCAGGATCAAAATCATTAAGTTCGTAATCGCCCCAGACTTTAGCACGCTCAAAACCAACTTGTTTGGCGTAAGCTTCAATCTGTTGTGGCGTTGACAATTTTACTTTTTCGAAGAAATGAAAATCTGTGCCTTCATCATGAAAATGAATGTCTTTAACAACGAAATTGTCTTCTATTCTTTTCGATATATTAAATTGAATGCCTTCTTTTTCAACAACCGCATGCGGCACCAAAGTATTTCTGACAAATCCTTCATTAAGAAAGTCCAGCACAAAATAACCGCCAGGCTTCATTGCATTATAAACCGATTGGAAAACTTTAAGATCATCCTCAGAGTTTTCAAAATATCCAAAACTGGTAAACAGATTGAAAACCGCATCAACAGGCTCGCTAACATGCATTGGATCTCGCATATCATGAATGGCAAAATTCAAAGTTTCGTTTTCGAATTGTTTGTTGTGAAGAATACTCTGTTCGGACAAGTCCAATCCCAAAACATTATAATCCATTTTGTTAAGGTAAATTGAATGTCGTCCTTTTCCACAAGCCAAATCTACGATCCGCGAATGAGGAGGCATTTCTAAATCCTTAATCAGCAGATTGATAAAATGTTCTGCCTCGTTGTAATCTCTATCTTTGTAGAGTATATGATAATAGGGTGTATTAAACCAAGATTCAAACCATTGCATAAGCGCAAAAATACGACATTTTAGGCATAGTAAATCTTAATAATTCTTTAAAATTTAATTCAAAATATCTATTAGATAACTTCTAGAAATAAAGAATTAAATTTCTAAGCATATT
This genomic stretch from Chryseobacterium sp. POL2 harbors:
- a CDS encoding DUF4349 domain-containing protein — encoded protein: MKKILAGIIILNTLMMCQKSEIQKVQDHLNSADSLINSVNDHLKNIDSLSINLDSVSIPHIIKEKEKLEKVFDDSKKSIDSLGKNIKDFNEKLESKDIQQQIDSVKSKIKNADQLKKVKERVKVIYKNRPEQQPTQNLPKLDALIKSAHLEINVENLTQTRQELNHEISKFDARIQSENIVSNNEFQTMYVVANIPLSKFDYFVDAVSNNLGTIKNKNIEIKGEDFSSNQLCIVELTIIETQSAKKENEANPNASFSQKAMDAIGNGGKVLGDIFLFLLPFWPIFIIAGIGFYFYKRQQKKKSKTSENTESNKQDLN
- a CDS encoding ZIP family metal transporter: MIVILLILSVLSGVFLGKYFGSQQKFAKNLLVMSAGFLISICINEVFPEIYGSGNHNIGIFVIGGVLLQMLLESLTKGFEHGHFHHHAEDEHILPLALIIGLFVHAFIEGIPLAQEKEVLSPYLTGILFHNLPISFVLGSFLARSKTFSPKFWLVVAIFAMASPLGMWIGHYFNPEHKIYFLAVVAGIFLHISSVIIFESNKNHKMDWSKIIFVILGIGLAMLGHLTHHH
- a CDS encoding class I SAM-dependent DNA methyltransferase, which codes for MQWFESWFNTPYYHILYKDRDYNEAEHFINLLIKDLEMPPHSRIVDLACGKGRHSIYLNKMDYNVLGLDLSEQSILHNKQFENETLNFAIHDMRDPMHVSEPVDAVFNLFTSFGYFENSEDDLKVFQSVYNAMKPGGYFVLDFLNEGFVRNTLVPHAVVEKEGIQFNISKRIEDNFVVKDIHFHDEGTDFHFFEKVKLSTPQQIEAYAKQVGFERAKVWGDYELNDFDPATSPRCINLFVKK